CCCTGCATCAATAACAACAATGAAAAAGCGACAAGTTAGTGTTATGGTAAAATATTTTCCCGGTTAAGTGAAATAACTTATCCTGGATTCGGCTGCTGGTTGAAGCCAAACCAGAAGCTAAGCCAAAAACTAAGGCATAAGTCCGGCCATAACTCATCTGTCTATTTCTTTTACATCTAAGTGTCAATTTATTTTACAAATCCATGACATTTTTTATCGGGTTTATACGAATAACCGGCTAAGGGACGGTAAAGATTTATGTTTCCAATTTTGGTCTATTTTTTGTATAATCCGGTTTATGTGTATGCATTAGTGCGTCCGGCATATTTTGCCGTCATTTATCAGACAAATTTACATGCGTAACTAGCCGTAATTGCGCCAAAGAAAAGTGCAGTAGTATAGGAAGGGTGGACAATGAAAAACATAACAAAATGGATAACCGCGTTATCCTTGACATTTAGCAGCGTTATCGCCGTTGCCGCGGATATTCCGGCAACCAGCATAATGGATAATTATGTCGGCGCCGGTTACGGCAATGACGTCTACGGTTCCCAATCCCAGTTTGATATTGACCAGATGGTGGTCAGCCGTACCGGTACTACCATGAGCGTCGGCATCTATACCGCCTTCTCAGCTAATCACAATTACCTGATGGGGGATCTCTTTATGTCGGCAGACCCGACAGATCCCGATGCCAACCCCTGGAATCCCGCGCCGAACGACAGGTATTCCGACAGCCACACCAGCAATACCGGCACCGACTGGAATTATGCCTATACCATTTACGATTACAAAAAGAACAGAAACCAACACTGGAGCCACCGCGACAATACCGATGGTTACGGCCGCTTAGTCTCGGGATTTGATCAAAGTGACCTCACCACTTCAAGCGAAAATCACAACAGTGCCAGACACGATCAGACGGTTTCGCTAAACAGTGCCACCCGTTCAGGTAATGCCTATGACAATATTCATAGTAACTGGAGTTACTGGAACACCACGGAAAACGTCTACAGCATGAACGGCATCAGTTATAACCTGATCAGTTTTGAATTTGATGTCGCCGGTACTGCGCTGGCAACCGCTAACCAAATCGCTTTTCGCTGGGCCATGTCATGCGCCAACGATATTATTGAAGGTTTAGTGTCCATCAGCGGTGACACTCCGGTTGATGTGCCTGAGCCGGAAACCCTGTTACTGCTGCTGTTAGGCCTGGCCGGTATCGCGGCCCGCCGCAAGGCATCCGCCGGTACAGCGCAGCCGCTAGCCAGATAAATACCTGCCGGGCAACCGGCAAACACCTCCCCTTCCTTCATTTCAGGGAGATACCTTTTCAGGTATCTCCCTGAATTTTTTCCAGCGCCAGAATTCCGGATATAGCACAATCCCTGCCAGGGACAAAAGCTGTTCAACTGAATGCAGTCAATTTATCCTGGAAGGGTGATGATTTCTAAGGGGGTTCGCCTGCATCATGGCAGAAAAATCAAGACAGGGAATGAATCTGTAGTTATCAGTGAAGAAAGTAAAAGTGCACCGGCAGCAGGAGGAAGAAAGACGGTACGGATAGGCCCGTACCGTCAGCAGACTCGAAGATTAGTCTTTCAGGGCCTGTTCCATGGCTTTGTTCGCCACTTCTTCCAGCCAGTTTAAATCCATATCTTTATGGGCTTCACAGATAAACCAGGGCTCGCGGGAGTCCGGCTCCAGCATAACGCCGTTGGCAATCAGGTTAAAGGCAAACCTGGTGTAAAGCTCGCTGTCGGTTTTCTTCCAGTCGCGGTAGTTTTGCGGCACTTCATTGCCAAAATGCACGCCAAACATAGAGTCAGGTCCGGCAAACCTGTGTTCTATACCAAACTTGTCAAAGACGCGGGACAGTACCTGCTGGATATCGGCTCCCACTTTGTTGATGGTGGCCAGGGCATCGGTTTCCTTTAACACCGTCAGGGTCGCCTTGGCGGCACTTAAGGCGATCATATTGGCGGTATAGGTGCCGCCGTGGGTAACCCCGCCTTTATCAAAGCTGATCTTATCCATCACATCGCCGCGGCCGCCAAAGGCCGCCACCGGGTAACCGTTACCCATGGCCTTGGCATACGTGGTTAAGTCCGCCTTGATGCCGTAAAGCTCCTGTACCCCGCCTTTGGCAACGCGGAACCCGGTTTTGACTTCATCCATGATCAACATGGCGCCGTGCTGATCGCAAATATCACGCAATTTTTGCATATATTCCTGGGTGGCGGCTATGCTGCCGCAGTTACCCATAATAGGCTCTATCACTATCGCGGCAATATCATCGCCAAGACGGGCAAAAACATCGTCGATGGCGGCAAAGTCATTTAACGGCACGCTTTCCTGGTGCTCGCGGGTGCTTTCAGGGATACCGGCGCCAAAAGGAATGATCTCAGGCTTTTCCTGGGTATTGCTGTCCCAGTTATCAACATCGGATTTCCACATCATTTCGTCATATAGACCGTGGAAACCGCCTTCAACCACTACCACTTTATTGCGGCCGGTAAAACCGCGGGCGGTACGGACCGCGCCGATTACGGCTTCGGTGCCTGAATTGGCAAAGCGCATTTTTTCGATGTTCGGGCACAAACTTTTGATCAGGCTGACCACTTCACTGTCAAGATCCGTGGAAAACCCGGAAATCGTGCCGCGCTCGCTAATGCAGCGGATCACCTGCTCATCAACACGGTTGTCGCGGTACCCGAGAATGATAGGACCGTAAGCCAGGCGAAAATCGACAAATACCTGATCATCGCTGTCGGAGATCTGACAGCCCTTCATACTTTTAACAAAAACAGTATTGTCTTCACCCCAATAGCGGTAACTGTCGGCGACCCCCAAAGGCATATGCGTGTGAGCCTTCTCCAACAAAGAAGTGCTTGCTGGCTTTTTGATATTGGTCATGATGAGTTCCTTAGTCCGCCTGACACTGACAGGCAAAATCAATAAACATTTAACGGATAAACATATCGGCGCTGCTATACAACCCCCGAAAATTTAGAGGGCAGGATAATACAGGACTCAGCTGGATTTTTCCACGTAAACGAGGTGATAAAACAGGCTCAGACAGCAATTTATTGGTTTGTCGCCAATAATTTTATTCCTGTACCAATAGTGAAAACACTGTGCCCTGCCACCGACCAAGCAGGCAAGGGAAAAGAAACATACATACCGGGAGAACAAGCAGCCGGGATATCTTCACTCCGCCGGAAAATACCAATTTTTAATCAGATTCCCTACTTGCTGTTAACCGGTTGTTATTATAGATTAACGACCACGGAAAACGTGCAAAGACGTGTTAACCGTCAATATACTAAATAAAAACAAATAAAATATTATAAGAAAAACAGGACACCTTTTTTGCAATTATCAACAAAGCAACAACTCTTATCCTTAGTACTTTTAGCGACTTTCATTCCCTACGCTTTGCTTGAGCGCTGGTTGTCGTTTTCCCAGCAGCAACTTTCCGACCTGGCCCTGTTGATATTGCAATTTACCAGCATAGGCTTTTTACTGCTTTGCTCTAAAAGAACCAGCTCACGCTCGCTGAAACTTTTCTGGCAATACCTGATTTTCGCCATAGTTTTTATCTTGTGCGCCTATTTGTTGCCGGAGAATATCAATTATCTCGCCCAGCTGCTTTCCAAGGATTTCTTATCCCTGTTCATCTACTTTTTCATTTTGCTGGCGATAGAAACCAATCCTCATTTGGGCGATGCGCCGCCAAGTAAATATATCAGCGGCCGCGTACCGGCGATTATCTTTACCGTACTCTGTTACGGCTACCTTATCTTATTGCCGGCAGAATTTTCCGACCAGGTATACCAACAGCTCAAGCCTTCATACCTGTTCCATATCCTGATCACAGGCTTGATTGCCGTACGCCTTTTCATTTGCCTGATCAGCTGCCAGGACTACTTCTGGCGCCGGACCTTTTTCCTGTTAACCCTGGCGGCGCTGGTGGTTATGGTCGCAAAAATCATGCTCTTTGCTGCCATTAACGGCAATGTCTTTATCAGCAAAAGTTACCTGACCACCCTGATACAGTTGCTGCCCTATTGCCTGATCATTTTTGCCGCCTATGTCACCCTGAACCACCCGGGCCACCCGGCGGTTATCAAGCGGGAAAGCAATCCGGAAATTTATACCCTGCTGTTAATGCTGGTGATGATAGCCCTGCACCTGGCCGGCCATGAGCTGGAATACTTTTATGCCCTGAAAACCCCGCTCCAGGCTGTGGTGGTTGCCCTGTGGCTGATTATAGGCTCCTGCCTGCTTTATATCATTTATCGCCAGCGCCGGCATATAGCTGCCCAGCAGACCCTGAATATTCTGGAGCAGAAGGAAGAAATCAAGGAGCTGACCTCCGCCAACCACAAGATCACGGACGCCTTTCTCAACAGCGAAGACAAGGCCATAGTCAGGGCTTCCAATAATGCCATACTCACCACTTCCGTCCAGGGAGAAATCTTGTCGGCAAACCCGGCGGCGGTGCAAATGTTTCAAAGCCTGGAACAGGATTTAAAAGGCACCAATGTCAGCGCCTTATTCTCAGACAAGGATGAAATGTATTATTTCTTTGATTTCCAAAGTAATGTCTACTCGCTGCAACGTAAAGAGCTAGGCATATCTGTGGAGTGCAACGCGGTGCGCTCCGACGGCACTGAGTTCCCTACCCAGGCAGAACTGCAATGGGCCGTGCGCGAAGCCCAGCCGCTGATAGTGATCACTTTTATCAACCTGACGGCGCGCAAACTCGCCGAGAAGCAGGCGCTGGAATTAAAAGATAAATTTATTGCCAACATCTCCCATGAGTTCAGAACGCCGTTAACCATAATCAACGGCATTATCGACCGCTATATCCAAAAAAGCAGCAATGAAGAAGAAAGCGATGATCTGAGTACCGCAAAAAGGAACGGTTTACGTTTGGTGCGCATGGTGGAACAGTTGCTGGAACTGTCGAGGTTAAGCGACAATCCGAAATTATCCCTGGATACCTACCGGCTGCAGACCCTGATGGCCATGCCCCTGGACTCTTTCTGCCGGCTGTCGTCCCAGAGCAAACTGGAATTTTCCAGCCAGATCCCGGAAGATCTCTGGATTGAATGCGATGCCCAGGCGTTTGAAAAAATCATCTTCAACCTGCTCGCCAATGCCGTCAAATATACCCCGGCAGGCGGCTTTATCAAGGTCAATGCCTATACCGAGCAGGACACTATTATTCTCGATGTCATAGATTCCGGCATAGGCATCAACAAACAGTCGCAGGGCAAAATTTTCGAGCGCTTCCAGCGGGCCGACGATGTCCTTAACCAGGGGACCTTTGGCGTGGGCATCGGCCTGTCTCTGGTCAATGAACTGGTGAAAACCCATAACTGGCGCATCAACCTGGTCAGCGAGCAAGGACAGGGCAGTAAGTTCAGCCTGTCTATTCCCATGGCCAGCCCCAGGTTGCAGGAAAAACAGCTGCCTATCAGCCTATCGGAAAACGAAGTGTCTTCCCTGCTGGAGGAGCAGCGTACGGTCTCAAGCACCCAGGCCGAGCATTCCCATCAGGTGGTGCTGGTGATCGAAGACAACATAGATATGCAAAGCCATATCAAGCAGGTGATAGAACAAAGGCACCACTGCATCCTGGCCGGCAGCGGCGAACTGGGGCTGCAGCTGGCCAATGAATACCTGCCGGATCTGATCGTCTGTGATTTGATGCTTACCGGCATCGACGGTTTTGAGGTGCTGCAGCAGATCAAACAAAACGAAATGACCGCCCATATCCCGGTTATTTTATTAACGGCGCGCTCGGATCTGGAAAGCCGCTTGCAGGGACTGAATTTAAATGCCGACGAATACCTGAGCAAACCTTTCAACCATAATGAGTTGCTGACCCGGATCCAGAACCTGATTGAAAACCGGCAGAAACTGCAGCAAACCTATCTTAATAAGTTCCGGGACAACCAGAAGCAGGAGCGCAGGATCACTTCACAGGAAAACGTCTCCAAACTGGCGGAAGATACCAGTGAAAGCGTTAACCAGGATGAGAAATTCCTCAGCAAACTCGAAGCCATGGTGGCGAAACATTATTCCGACCCTTCGCTGGATATCAGCGCCCTGTCAAAAGAGCTGGCCATGAGCGAGCGCCAGCTGCAAAGAAGGATCAAGGTACTGCTGGGGACTACTCCGAATAACTTTATCAAGGAGTTCAGGCTGAAAAAGGCGCAAGAACTGCTTAAAAGCGGCACCCAAATCGGGCGTATCGCCCTGGATGTCGGTTTTTCTTCGCAAACCTATTTCGGACGCTGTTTTAAAGAAATGTTCCAGTGCACCCCAAAACAATACCAGCAACAGGTACAGACGGAAGAAGAGTAGCCAAAGAGGCGTTACGGTTTGTTGGCTATTGCCATATTGCAGCAATAGCTTATCTGCTGCCTGATTTCGCCAGCCTTAACGTCCGGCGCTTGTATCGGCCTTAAGAAGTTAACCGGGAAAACCTGGCCGGGAAATGGCTCTGTCCCGGCCTTTCCAACTATGTAACTTGCCTTAGCCGGCATATGCTGCCAGGTTTTCACCTGCAGCATATGCCGGCAGTCTAGCCCTGCTGGGTCCTGATAAGTTTGCTGATATCGTCCAGTGCATCCACCTGCAGCATCTCTAAATAATTAAAAGGCTGAATCTTAGGCGCATATAACCCCAACCACTGGATATGCTCATTTTTGCCAACCATCTTCAGGCCGTGCTCGGTCAGGACACTCACCTGGTCCCAGCTTAACTCCATCGGCTGCTCAAAATTGAACGGGTAGAAAGAGTAAGCCATATCCACCCGGGTCAGGCCCCCTAAGGTATGTTCGAGCCTGTTACTGAGACGGATGGCAAGTTCGCGGGCATTTTCCTCTTTTTCATAGCCTATCACTGCAAAGGTATCTTCAGACCAGCGGATCACCAGGTCGTCCTGGTTACGGCTATATAAAAGCAAATCCGTCAGGTTTAACAGCTGGCTGTTATTCACCTGGCTGGCATCGCGCAGCTTAACCATAAAGATATACAGGCGCGGCAGAATACTGCGCTGGACCGGCAGGATATTCTGGTGGATTTGCGACATCAGCTGGCTGGCCTGCTCGATATAGATATCCAGGTAGCGGCGACTTTTGACCCCGGTTAATTTGTCTATAGTGGCGGCATTTTCCAGCTGCTTGTTCGCCTGTTCAAGCTCAATATTTTTTAACTGGAATTCCTGGGTCTTGTCTTTGACCTGCTGCTTGAGGAAAATTCGCTGTTGCTGCTCCAGCAGTAACTTACGGTGTAAAAAGCGGGAATAGGCTAAAATGCCGGCGGCAATCACGATAATATATAACAGATAAGCCCACCAGGTGAACCAGGGAGCCGATTTGACCGTAATGGACAAGGTCAGCGGATCGCTCCAGACCTCATCATTGTTTCCGGCAATCACCTGGAGCTGGTAGCTGCCGGCCGGCAGGTTAGTATAAGTCGCCCTCCTGAGTTTACCGACATCGACCCATTCCTGATCAAAACCCAGCAGGCGGTATTTATAGCGGGTGGAGTCGGGATCTGAATAATTAAGGCCGACATACTCAAAGGAGATCAGGTGATCATTATGGTCAAAAACCAGGGAATTCAGCTCGGACAGGGGTGAGTCAAATTTCATGGTCTCATTGAGTTTAAGGATATTGGTTAACCTGACCTCAGGCGCCGGCTGATCTTGACTGACCTCATAGGGATTAACACTGGTAAAGCCTTTGGCACTGCCGAAATACAGGGTGTTGTCATAAGCGGTAAAGACCGAGCCGTTAACATATTCCAGTCCCCGCAAACCATGGCTGGTATCGAAATGTTTGAAACTGTTCAGCTCCAGAGAGTAACGGGAAAGACCCTTATTCGAACTGAACCAGATATTGCCGAAGGTATCTTCGGCGATGCCGTAGGCACTCTGGCTTTTCATGCCGTTTTTAACATTAAAGTGTTCAAACACATAATGCTCCCTGAGCAGGTTATTATGCGTCAGCAAATCAAGCCCGCGTGTCGTACCCACCCAGATGTTTCCCTGGCTGTCCTGGAACATGGTCAGGGCGATTTCACTGTTCAGGCTGGTGCTGTCTTGTTGATCATGGTTAAGGTGTAAAAAACGTTCGCTTTTCGGATCAAAACGGTTAATACCGCCGCCATAGGTTGCAAACCACAAATGCCCCTGGCTGTCTTCGATTATCTGTAATACGTTGTTGCTGTTCGGCCCTTTATCCGATACCGGAGACTGCATTTCAAAGCGGGTAAAGGTACCGTCTTTGTTTAGCCGGTTGATGCCTTTATGATAGGTGGATATCCAAAGCTCCCCGCGGCTGTCCCTGAAAATATCGGTCACACTGTTGGCAGACAAGCTGGACTCATTCAGGTGTTCATATTTGTAATTTTTAATCTCTCCCGTCGCCAGTTCCACCCGGAATAAGCCCGCCGCCCGCGTGCCGACCCAAAGAGTATTTTCTTCCGCATACAGGGTCATGATCCTCAGGCCTTTAAAGGCTTTATTAAAGGCAAAGGGAGTAATCTTATCTTCTTCGAGGGAAAGCTGGTAAATGCCGCCGCCATAGTTACTGATAAAAACCTCTCCAGGCTTGAGCTGGGCAAAGCCGGTGATCAGATCGTATTTCAGCGCGGGATATTTCTGGGCATCATACTGGTTGAAAGTGGTCATGTTGGGATCCCAGCGATTTACCCCGTAAAAAGTCCCGATCCACATCATCTGGTTCTTATCTTCAAAAAACGTTAAAACAAAGTCATTGGCCAGGCTATAGGAGTTGGTGGGGGAATGGTTATAACGTTTAAAGTGATTCAGAGCGGGATCATAAATCAACATGCCTTTATCGGTTGCTATCCAGATATTGCCACGGCTATCCTGATACATGGCCTCGATATTATTACTGGACAGCGAGTGGTAATCGCTTTCATCAAACAGATAATAATCAAAGCTTGCCCGCTTCCTGTCGTACTTGATCAAACCGCCGTCTACCGTGCCTATCCAGATGATGCCGGTATCATCCTTTATCAGGGCTTTGATACGTTTACTGGCGGGATATTCGCTGCCGTCTTTGACAACAGGCATGGTTTTAATAAAGTTCCCCTGCAAATCAAACACGGAAATACCGCCGCCATTGGTCCCCACCCAGACTTCCTGCCCGGATACCTGTAAAATGGTTTCCACGCTGTTGTGGGGCAGACTCTTATCTGTGCCACTGTCGTTGACGATTTGTTTGATTGTCCACTGGCTTTGCCGGCGAAAAATAATATTTAACCCATATTCGGTACCGACCCAGATATTGCCGGCACTGTCTTCCATCAGCACATTGACATTGTTATCCGTTAACCTGAGCTCAGGACTTTTGGCGGTAAAATTAATAAAATCCTGGCTGGCCTCCCGGTACAGGCTGACACCGCCGCTACGGGTTGCCACCCACAACTGCTCATCCTTATCCATCAGCAGGCCGCTGATGATATCACCGGCTAAAGAATTCTTGTCTGAGGCATCATGGTGAAAACTGATAAACTGGTAACCGTCATAACGGTACAGGCCTTCCTGCATGCCAAACCACATAAAGCCGTGCTTGTCCTGGGCAATGGCTTTAACATAGTGGTAGGACAAGGGGTTGTTCGCCGGAAACGCCTTCAAAGAATCGATTTCCTGCGCCATCAGCCTGGCCGGTATTAACAGGCATAAAAGAAATAAGATAAGATATTTTTTCACTGGAATATTAATCTGTTACAGAAGTTGATAGATAATAAATTGAATAAGGGCAGAAATAAAGAAGTTAAATTATGCTTCACCGGCACATGCCGCCTCACTTCAGGGGCCCGGTTTATCATGATACTTTTCCTTGTGCACACTCCACAAAGCGGAGTAATTCCGCAATTAAATCGCCTGAAATATAAAACTAACCATACCTCCTGTATATCTAAACTTCCCGGCTTCCATGCTTTTGCGCCATTGCTTACAGGAAGTAAGTACTCAGGTTTTGCCGGGAACAAAAAACCTGACTATACGTCCTGTATATCGACGCTCCCGGCTTCCATGCTTTTGCGTCAGACTATACGTCCTGTATATAACAAAGCCACTTAAAAAGTGGCTTTGTTTCGATAAATGACAACAGGCTGTTATTGTTGTTCAACCCAGTTATTCACACTGATGGTCTCACTGGCATCAAAGTCTAAACTGGTTTTCCAGATAACGATATCGGTTTCAACAGATGTTTTCCAGATAACGATATCGGTTTCAAAAAAGCTTTGTAGCGGCGACTTATCCTGCACCGGCATATTTATGCCCAGCATGGAGTAATTATTATCCGCCATTTCCACCAAAGATGTCTTCCAGATCACAATATCGGTTGCCACATCACCCTGCCAGTTCACCTGTTTATCGGCAATCACGGCTTCATCGGTAAACTGGGCATAATCATTGGCCTGGCCTTCGATGGTGAAGTTTTTATCCGCATCAACGCTGGCCGGTCCCTGATAATGTTGCATACCGGCGGCATCCAGTGCAACATCCATCCCCTGGTTGGCGCAACCGCTGGCGGTACTGTTCACGGCATCCAGGGCCTGGATTAAACCGGCGCCCTGCTGGAAAACACTATAGGCCAAACTGCCGTCACTGTTAACGGCGGCCTGGGCCGTTGACATCAGACGGCACTTAACATCATCCGGGGTTAATGCCGGATTCTCAGCCAACATTAATGCCGCCACACCGGAAACAACGGCAGTGGCCTGAGAAGTGCCCGACATCTCGAAATAACGGCCGCCGATCTTATATTCAGGATAATCCCGGGCAATTTGTGCCTGGTTAGACATTAAACCGGCAATATGACCGCCCGGGGCGATTAAGTCCGGCTTAACAAAGCCTTCCACCGTAGGTCCCGCCGAGCTGAAATCGGCCAGCCTGTCATCGCTTAAATCATAAGGGGTATAGTTATCTGTCATGGCCCCCACGGTAATGATATAAGGCACATTGCCCGGTACGCCTACCGTCATAGGGGTAGAGCCCAAATTACCGGAAGATGCCACTACCACTATGCCTTCGCTCCAGGCTTTCATTACCGCCTGGTTAAGGGGATCTTCCCAGTATGAAGAACGCACCGGCCCGCTAAAGGACATATTCAGGACACGTAAATTAAACCTGTCTTTCTCTGCTACCGCCCAGCCTATGCCGCGGATCACATCGGCATAAGTGGCCTTGCCCTCGACATCAAAGGCTTTAATGCCCAACAAGCCAGCATCCGGCGCTATGCCATAAAGCTTGCCGTTGGCATCCCGCTCACTATTAACAGCGATACTGGCAACATGGGTACCGTGGCCGCTTTCTTCGCTGTAGTTATAGGTGGTGAACTTGTCGGTGATGGCATCATAGGCGCCGCAAAAGTCAAAACCGCAAAAACGCTGCCAGCCGTCTTTGTCTTCAATCAAACCGGAAACATACTCAAGTCCGGTATCGAGGAAGGCGACAGTCACGCCGGCGCCGTAATTGCCCTGCTGTTGTACCGGCGTCGCCGCGATCAGGTCATTGATCACAGCCGGCGGCCTGCTTTTACGCTTGGCGCGGCCTTTGGCGCTTAATTCAACGGTATGGTTGGTGGTTACTTTGACATCAAGCTGTTGCTGCAACTGAGCCAACTGTTCTGTGGTCAGCTCAACCGCCAGCGCGTTAATTATTTTTAACTCGTGGCTTGGGGTCACATTCAGCGCAGCGACCTTTTCTTTTAATAAATCATATTGCTGGGCACTGATAATATAGGACTGAGTTTGCTTTTGCGCATCAGTAAAATCAGGCTTTGCCAATAGCCAAGATGAAATGCTAATAACTGTTAACAATGAGAGTGTAGTAAATATTTTTTTCTTTGATGCGATCAACATTATTTATCCCCTTCTATCGTCCTTTAATTATTAAAATCTTTAAAACATCCTGACTAGTCAGATTATTTTCAGTTTTAAAATAAAAAATCCAGCCCAATCCTTGGGCTGGATTAAAAGTACCGGTAGGCATTATGCTTAAGGTACTTTATTCGTGAAGAGCAGTTCATTGAATATTGACGAAATTTACTTTTTTATTGTTATCAATTTTCAGCCATATTCACTTTTTATCCCTGCTCGCGTATTACTGTTGTTAACATTTTTGTTCAATGTTACCTCAGTCCCCAAGGTTTTCTTTATCTGTTTATACACTTACTTCAAAGATCCATCTAATTACATATAAAAGATAGTCAAACAATTCAGCCTGTTATCAAGTGAATTATTAACAACACTATAATTAGCTTGCAGTGATACTAGCATCTGCCGGATTCTACTCTAGCAAAAAAACGACAGCTTTTCATACATAAGCGACAACAAAGATAAAACACTTTATTTACAATAAGTTGAACAGGATAGTTTTGAATTGATTGTTAACGGCGAATAAAAAATGTGCGTTTACCCAGGTCAGCTGACCCGGACTTTGCCGCCGATAATTTTCAGTGCCGGGGTACCGCGAATAAGACAATCACGGGCGAAAATCTGCTGGCAGCCGGGGCATTGACCTTCAATTTGGGTAAAATCTTTTGCGATACGCTCCTTAAAACATTTCACTAAAGCCCCCTTACCTCCTTTACGGTAATAGAAGAGTTTGGCCGTACAGCGGCTACAAGTAACAGTCACCCGGGTCACCGGGCCTTTTTTATTGGGTTTTGCCATATTCGTTACTCAAAAGGTTTAACGGCAACCAGACGGGCGATGGCCTGCTCTGTGCTCCCCGCTTCCACTACGCCTTCAAAGTGATGTCGGATATGCCAGCCGGCAAAACAGGCCGGCAGCTCTCCCGGCTCCAGCAAAAAATCGGGATTTTTAGGACGGCCAAATTCTGCCTGCGCCCGGGTAAAGGTTTCATAAATCACCATACCGCCGGGGGCTATGGCCTGTTTGATCTGAGGCATTAACGGCCGGTGTAAATAGCGAAAAACCGTTACGGCAGAAAA
This genomic window from Thalassomonas viridans contains:
- a CDS encoding PEP-CTERM sorting domain-containing protein; its protein translation is MKNITKWITALSLTFSSVIAVAADIPATSIMDNYVGAGYGNDVYGSQSQFDIDQMVVSRTGTTMSVGIYTAFSANHNYLMGDLFMSADPTDPDANPWNPAPNDRYSDSHTSNTGTDWNYAYTIYDYKKNRNQHWSHRDNTDGYGRLVSGFDQSDLTTSSENHNSARHDQTVSLNSATRSGNAYDNIHSNWSYWNTTENVYSMNGISYNLISFEFDVAGTALATANQIAFRWAMSCANDIIEGLVSISGDTPVDVPEPETLLLLLLGLAGIAARRKASAGTAQPLAR
- a CDS encoding aspartate aminotransferase family protein encodes the protein MTNIKKPASTSLLEKAHTHMPLGVADSYRYWGEDNTVFVKSMKGCQISDSDDQVFVDFRLAYGPIILGYRDNRVDEQVIRCISERGTISGFSTDLDSEVVSLIKSLCPNIEKMRFANSGTEAVIGAVRTARGFTGRNKVVVVEGGFHGLYDEMMWKSDVDNWDSNTQEKPEIIPFGAGIPESTREHQESVPLNDFAAIDDVFARLGDDIAAIVIEPIMGNCGSIAATQEYMQKLRDICDQHGAMLIMDEVKTGFRVAKGGVQELYGIKADLTTYAKAMGNGYPVAAFGGRGDVMDKISFDKGGVTHGGTYTANMIALSAAKATLTVLKETDALATINKVGADIQQVLSRVFDKFGIEHRFAGPDSMFGVHFGNEVPQNYRDWKKTDSELYTRFAFNLIANGVMLEPDSREPWFICEAHKDMDLNWLEEVANKAMEQALKD
- a CDS encoding ATP-binding protein — protein: MQLSTKQQLLSLVLLATFIPYALLERWLSFSQQQLSDLALLILQFTSIGFLLLCSKRTSSRSLKLFWQYLIFAIVFILCAYLLPENINYLAQLLSKDFLSLFIYFFILLAIETNPHLGDAPPSKYISGRVPAIIFTVLCYGYLILLPAEFSDQVYQQLKPSYLFHILITGLIAVRLFICLISCQDYFWRRTFFLLTLAALVVMVAKIMLFAAINGNVFISKSYLTTLIQLLPYCLIIFAAYVTLNHPGHPAVIKRESNPEIYTLLLMLVMIALHLAGHELEYFYALKTPLQAVVVALWLIIGSCLLYIIYRQRRHIAAQQTLNILEQKEEIKELTSANHKITDAFLNSEDKAIVRASNNAILTTSVQGEILSANPAAVQMFQSLEQDLKGTNVSALFSDKDEMYYFFDFQSNVYSLQRKELGISVECNAVRSDGTEFPTQAELQWAVREAQPLIVITFINLTARKLAEKQALELKDKFIANISHEFRTPLTIINGIIDRYIQKSSNEEESDDLSTAKRNGLRLVRMVEQLLELSRLSDNPKLSLDTYRLQTLMAMPLDSFCRLSSQSKLEFSSQIPEDLWIECDAQAFEKIIFNLLANAVKYTPAGGFIKVNAYTEQDTIILDVIDSGIGINKQSQGKIFERFQRADDVLNQGTFGVGIGLSLVNELVKTHNWRINLVSEQGQGSKFSLSIPMASPRLQEKQLPISLSENEVSSLLEEQRTVSSTQAEHSHQVVLVIEDNIDMQSHIKQVIEQRHHCILAGSGELGLQLANEYLPDLIVCDLMLTGIDGFEVLQQIKQNEMTAHIPVILLTARSDLESRLQGLNLNADEYLSKPFNHNELLTRIQNLIENRQKLQQTYLNKFRDNQKQERRITSQENVSKLAEDTSESVNQDEKFLSKLEAMVAKHYSDPSLDISALSKELAMSERQLQRRIKVLLGTTPNNFIKEFRLKKAQELLKSGTQIGRIALDVGFSSQTYFGRCFKEMFQCTPKQYQQQVQTEEE
- a CDS encoding ligand-binding sensor domain-containing protein, coding for MKKYLILFLLCLLIPARLMAQEIDSLKAFPANNPLSYHYVKAIAQDKHGFMWFGMQEGLYRYDGYQFISFHHDASDKNSLAGDIISGLLMDKDEQLWVATRSGGVSLYREASQDFINFTAKSPELRLTDNNVNVLMEDSAGNIWVGTEYGLNIIFRRQSQWTIKQIVNDSGTDKSLPHNSVETILQVSGQEVWVGTNGGGISVFDLQGNFIKTMPVVKDGSEYPASKRIKALIKDDTGIIWIGTVDGGLIKYDRKRASFDYYLFDESDYHSLSSNNIEAMYQDSRGNIWIATDKGMLIYDPALNHFKRYNHSPTNSYSLANDFVLTFFEDKNQMMWIGTFYGVNRWDPNMTTFNQYDAQKYPALKYDLITGFAQLKPGEVFISNYGGGIYQLSLEEDKITPFAFNKAFKGLRIMTLYAEENTLWVGTRAAGLFRVELATGEIKNYKYEHLNESSLSANSVTDIFRDSRGELWISTYHKGINRLNKDGTFTRFEMQSPVSDKGPNSNNVLQIIEDSQGHLWFATYGGGINRFDPKSERFLHLNHDQQDSTSLNSEIALTMFQDSQGNIWVGTTRGLDLLTHNNLLREHYVFEHFNVKNGMKSQSAYGIAEDTFGNIWFSSNKGLSRYSLELNSFKHFDTSHGLRGLEYVNGSVFTAYDNTLYFGSAKGFTSVNPYEVSQDQPAPEVRLTNILKLNETMKFDSPLSELNSLVFDHNDHLISFEYVGLNYSDPDSTRYKYRLLGFDQEWVDVGKLRRATYTNLPAGSYQLQVIAGNNDEVWSDPLTLSITVKSAPWFTWWAYLLYIIVIAAGILAYSRFLHRKLLLEQQQRIFLKQQVKDKTQEFQLKNIELEQANKQLENAATIDKLTGVKSRRYLDIYIEQASQLMSQIHQNILPVQRSILPRLYIFMVKLRDASQVNNSQLLNLTDLLLYSRNQDDLVIRWSEDTFAVIGYEKEENARELAIRLSNRLEHTLGGLTRVDMAYSFYPFNFEQPMELSWDQVSVLTEHGLKMVGKNEHIQWLGLYAPKIQPFNYLEMLQVDALDDISKLIRTQQG